From Amycolatopsis sp. YIM 10, the proteins below share one genomic window:
- a CDS encoding ImmA/IrrE family metallo-endopeptidase: protein MTATRCRLAATRDRAGLLNPELRRLRRRCLAMVRRLPLPDPFDARELCRLVAQRRRRPISVVPATGGDHQVLGLWVATEHTDLIFYEEATTPPHQEHIILHELGHLLFDHFAETPSVTEQMRLLMPSLDPEVVRRVLGRTTYQETEEQEAELLATLIWERAFLARGSARRPDAVSDRIRETFDWPGRG from the coding sequence ATGACCGCCACGCGCTGCCGCCTCGCGGCCACCCGTGACCGGGCGGGCTTGCTGAACCCGGAACTGCGGCGCCTGCGCCGCCGCTGCCTGGCGATGGTGCGACGGCTGCCGCTGCCGGATCCGTTCGACGCGCGGGAGTTGTGCCGGCTGGTGGCGCAGCGGCGGCGCCGGCCGATCTCGGTGGTTCCGGCGACCGGCGGGGACCACCAGGTGCTTGGCCTGTGGGTGGCCACCGAGCACACCGACCTGATCTTCTACGAGGAAGCCACCACGCCGCCGCACCAGGAACACATCATCCTGCACGAGCTGGGCCACCTCCTCTTCGACCACTTCGCGGAAACGCCTTCGGTCACCGAGCAGATGCGGCTGCTGATGCCCAGCCTCGACCCGGAGGTGGTGCGCCGGGTGCTCGGGCGCACCACGTACCAGGAAACCGAGGAGCAGGAAGCGGAACTGCTCGCCACGCTGATCTGGGAACGGGCCTTCCTGGCCCGCGGGTCGGCGCGCCGGCCGGACGCGGTGTCGGACCGGATCAGGGAGACCTTCGACTGGCCCGGCCGTGGTTGA